The Streptomyces vinaceus genome contains the following window.
GGTTCGCCTCGGCCGTCACGGCGGAGATGGCCTCGCTGGCGATGCCGCACGCGCGGGTGACGATCGACATCCGGCAGGTGGAGGACCCCGAGGGGGTGGAGGTCGACGGCCGCCCGGTCGCGTACGGGCCCTCGGGCACGGACGAGGTCGAACTGCTGCTGGCCCCGCACCCGGGCGCCCAGCCGAGGCCGATCGCCAAGGGCGCCTCGGGCGGTGAGCTCTCGCGCGTGATGCTGGCGGTGGAGGTCGTGTTCGCGGGCTCGGACCCGGTGCCGACGTACCTCTTCGACGAGGTCGACGCGGGCGTGGGCGGCAAGGCGGCCGTGGAGGTCGGGCGCCGCCTCGCGAAGCTGGCCAAGTCGGCGCAGGTGGTGGTCGTCACGCACCTGCCGCAGGTGGCCGCCTTCGCGGACCGGCAGCTGCTGGTGGAGAAGACCAACGACGGATCGGTGACCAGGAGCGGGGTCAAGGTCCTGGAGGGCGAGGACCGCGTCCGCGAACTCTCGCGCATGCTGGCGGGCCACGAGGACTCGGTCTCCGCACGCGCGCACGCGGAGGAACTCCTGGCGGCGGCCCGCGCGGACGCGTAGCCTGCTGCTGCTGCTGCTGCTGCTGCTGCTGCTGCTGCTGTCGCTGCTGTCGCTCGTTCGTGAGGGCCCGGGACGGATGCCGTCCCGGGCCCCCGGCGTGCGCCCGTAGGCGGCGCGCGCTACGCCGTGTGGGTGAGGCTCGGGGGTGTGGGGCGGTATCTCCTGCGGGATCCGTACCCGTATGGTCCCGGAACGCGCGTGCGGACTGGCATTCTGGGCGACGACTCTGCCTCCCTCACCCTGGAGCTTCGGCCAGTGAGCAGCTCCCCGGTCTCGACCCCGGTCCCCGCACAGCCGTACGGGCGGCCGCCGCTCCGCACCGTCCAGGTGCTCGGCGGCGCCGGCGCGGGCAGCAGCGCGCACGTACGGTCGCTGACGACCGGGCTCGCCGCGCGCGGCGTACGGGTCACGGTGTGCGCGTCCGTGGAGGCGGAGGGGGAGTACGACTTCACCGGCGCGGGGGCGCAGTTCACCCCGGACGCGGTGAGCGCGCTGCGGGCCGTGTGCGCCGGGGCGGACGTGGTGCACGCGCACGGGGTGCGCGCCGGGATGCGGGCCGCGGTGGCGCTGCGCGGGCGGCGGGTGCCGCTGGTGGTGACCTGGCACGGCGGCGGACCGGCGGAGCAGGGCGCGTTCGGTCGGCTGGGCCGGGTGCTGGAACGGCACGTGGCGCGGGCGGCGGCGGTGGTGCTCGGGGCCTCCTCGGACCAGGTGGACCTGGCGCGGGCGCGGGGCGCGCGGGACGCCCGGCTGGCGCCGGTGGCCGTACCGATGGGGGCGGCCGGCCCGGACGCAGCGGCCGACCCCGGCAAGGTGCGTGCGGAACTGGGGGCGGTGGAGCGGCCCTTGCTGATCGCGGTCGGGAGCCTGGTGGAGCACCGGGGGTACTCGGTGCTGCTGGACGCGGCGCGGGCCTGGCGGGTGCTGGAGCCGCTGCCGCTGGTGGTGATCGCGGGGGAGGGCCCGCAGCGGACGGAGCTGGCGCGGCGGATCGAGGCGGAGGGTCTGCCGGTACGGCTGTTGGGGCGGCGCCGGGACGCGGCGCAGCTGCTGGCGGCGGCCGACGTGGCGGTGCTGCCGAGCCGCTGGGAGGCGCGGTCCCTGCTGGCGCAGGAGGCCCTGCGGGCGGGGGTACCGCTGGTGGCGACGGCGGTCGGGGGCATCCCGGAGCTGATCGGGGACGCGGGGGTCCTGGTGCCGTACGGGGACGCGGCCGCGCTGTCCTCGGCGGTGACGGACCTCCTCGCGGACCCGCCGCGCCGCGCGGCCCTGGCCGCCGCGGGCCGCGCCCAGGCGGCCACGTGGCCCACGGAGGACGACACGGTGGCCCAGATCCTGTCGGTCTACGACGAGCTGATGGACCGCCGCAGATAGCCTCCGGCGGTCCTAGGGGGCCGGGGCGCCGGCCGCACCGGTGGTCCTGCCCACGCCGTCCTGCGCACGCCGCCGTGGCCGCGGCCGCCGCGGGTCCGGGGCGGAGCCCCGGGGAACGGGCGGCGGGCGGGTGGGGGAAACGCCCCGCAGGGCCGCCCACCGGCCCCGGGCCGGGGTCACCCGCCCGGCTTCGCGGCGGCCTGCGGACGGGTCCCGCCGAGCGCGTGCCCTCGGTCCGCCACGGCGAGACGCCGTCCTGAGCCCCCGCGCGGCGGCCGCCGGACGGACTTCGGCGCAGCCCGGCGGTGCCCGGCAGGGCCGCCGGGCCCGAGTGGTGCGAGGAGGGCGTCAAGAAGGCGAGGGCGTGTGGCGGCGGGCGCGGAGGGCCAGGCTCAGGGAGAGGACCGTCTCCGGGTCGTCCAGGTCCGTGCCCAGCAGCTCCGAGATGCGGGCCAGGCGGTTGTAGAGGGTCTGGCGGTTCAGGTGGAGCTCGCGCGCCGTTTCCGCCTTGCGGCCCGCGTGCGCCAGGTACGTCTCCAGGGTGGGCAGGAGCGGGGGGCGGGACGCCGCGTCGTGCACGCGCAGCGCGCCGATCGCCCGGTCCACGAACGCCGCCAGGTCGGGGTGTTCGCGCAGCCGCCACAGGAGCAGGTCGATGTCGAGCCGGCGGGCGTCGTACCAGGGCCGGGCCGGCAGCCCGTGCGCCGCCGTCGCCGTCTCCGCGGCGTGGCGCAGGCCCGCCGAAGCCGCCGCCCAGCCGCCCGCCACGCCCACCACCACCGCGGGCGGGGCCGCCGCGCGGTCCAGGCCGGCCCGCTCCACGCCCGCCCGCAGCGCGGCGGCCACGCGGTCCGCCACCGTCGTGCGTTCCGATTCGGAGCGCAGCGAGACCAGGAGGGGGACCCGGCCCTCCACCGGGCGCACGCCCAGCAGGACCGGGACGCCCACCGAGGAGAGCTCCTCCAGGACCGCCCTGGCCAGGACCGCCCAGTTGCCCGACGGGCCCAGGGACGGGGAAAGCCGCATCACCACCGGCAGGAGCGGGCCCGCGCCCGGCTTGAAGCCCAGGACGCGCGCCTGCGCCGGAGCGTCCTGGGCCGAGATGCGGCCCTCCGCCAGGTCCGTCAGGAAGTCGCCGCGGCCGCGCGCCGCCAGTTCGTCCTCCTGCCGGGCCTGCATCAGCACCACGGCCAGCACCCCCGCCGTCCGCTCCGCCGCCATCCGGTGGACGGGCAGCAGCGGCGCCGAGACGCCCAGCAGGACCATCCGGGCGCGGACCGAGCCCGTGCCGTGGCCGCCCCCCGGGACGTCGATCAGGACCGCGTTCGCCGAAGGCTCCGCCTCGCGTTGTCCCCGCAGCCCCTCCCATACCTGCAACGGGTCGGCCGCGGC
Protein-coding sequences here:
- a CDS encoding glycosyltransferase family 4 protein, with protein sequence MSSSPVSTPVPAQPYGRPPLRTVQVLGGAGAGSSAHVRSLTTGLAARGVRVTVCASVEAEGEYDFTGAGAQFTPDAVSALRAVCAGADVVHAHGVRAGMRAAVALRGRRVPLVVTWHGGGPAEQGAFGRLGRVLERHVARAAAVVLGASSDQVDLARARGARDARLAPVAVPMGAAGPDAAADPGKVRAELGAVERPLLIAVGSLVEHRGYSVLLDAARAWRVLEPLPLVVIAGEGPQRTELARRIEAEGLPVRLLGRRRDAAQLLAAADVAVLPSRWEARSLLAQEALRAGVPLVATAVGGIPELIGDAGVLVPYGDAAALSSAVTDLLADPPRRAALAAAGRAQAATWPTEDDTVAQILSVYDELMDRRR
- a CDS encoding PucR family transcriptional regulator, with the protein product MDNQGGITVQRALELPGLRSGLPEVVACADRLGRTVRWVHAGEVPNIASLLKGGELLLTTGLGLGTRPAEQRAFVRRLADRGIAALVVELGPRFTRLPATLVETARAAGLPLVQLHREVPFVAVTEEVHTEIVNHHYALLQRAEEVHRRCTQALLSGGGIPQVLHILADFTGNPVFLETPDGQLLYAAGPGSGEAAADPLQVWEGLRGQREAEPSANAVLIDVPGGGHGTGSVRARMVLLGVSAPLLPVHRMAAERTAGVLAVVLMQARQEDELAARGRGDFLTDLAEGRISAQDAPAQARVLGFKPGAGPLLPVVMRLSPSLGPSGNWAVLARAVLEELSSVGVPVLLGVRPVEGRVPLLVSLRSESERTTVADRVAAALRAGVERAGLDRAAAPPAVVVGVAGGWAAASAGLRHAAETATAAHGLPARPWYDARRLDIDLLLWRLREHPDLAAFVDRAIGALRVHDAASRPPLLPTLETYLAHAGRKAETARELHLNRQTLYNRLARISELLGTDLDDPETVLSLSLALRARRHTPSPS